A genomic window from Crocosphaera sp. UHCC 0190 includes:
- the ilvD gene encoding dihydroxy-acid dehydratase has translation MSENIRSRVVTQGSQRTPNRAMLRAVGFGDDDFTKPIVGVANGFSTITPCNMGINELAKRAETGIKSAGGMPQMFGTITVSDGISMGTEGMKYSLVSRDVIADSIETACNGQSMDGVIAIGGCDKNMPGAMIAMARMNIPAIFVYGGTIKPGHYNGEDLTVVSAFEAVGKHSAGKIDDNTLLAIEKNACPGAGSCGGMFTANTMSSAFEAMGMSLPYSSTMAAEDAEKADSTEKSAFVLVDAIRNQLLPSQILTRKAFENAISVIMAVGGSTNAVLHLLAIANTIGVELTLDDFETIRQRVPVLCDLKPSGRYVTVNLHQAGGIPQVMKMLLTHGLLHGDALTISGETIEEILTDIPAEPPANQDVILPWDKPVYKEGHLAILKGNLASEGAVAKISGVKNPKITGPARVFESEEECLEAILAKKINPGDVIIVRYEGPKGGPGMREMLAPTSAIIGAGLGDSVGLITDGRFSGGTYGLVVGHVAPEAYVGGTIGLVKEGDSITIDAQEKLLQLNVSDEELAQRRTNWKAPEPRYKRGVLGKYAKLVSSSSLGAVTDLNLF, from the coding sequence ATGTCTGAGAATATAAGAAGTCGTGTTGTGACTCAAGGAAGTCAACGAACCCCTAACCGTGCGATGTTACGCGCTGTTGGTTTCGGTGATGATGACTTTACTAAACCTATCGTCGGTGTTGCTAACGGGTTTAGTACCATTACCCCTTGTAACATGGGAATTAATGAGTTAGCAAAACGGGCCGAAACTGGGATCAAAAGTGCGGGTGGAATGCCCCAAATGTTCGGTACAATTACTGTTAGTGATGGCATTTCTATGGGAACAGAAGGGATGAAATATTCTCTAGTTTCACGGGATGTTATTGCAGACTCCATCGAAACTGCTTGTAATGGTCAAAGTATGGATGGAGTTATTGCTATTGGAGGATGTGATAAAAATATGCCAGGGGCCATGATAGCGATGGCAAGAATGAATATTCCTGCTATTTTTGTCTATGGGGGAACGATTAAACCTGGCCATTACAATGGGGAAGATTTAACCGTTGTTAGTGCCTTTGAAGCGGTAGGAAAACACAGCGCAGGTAAGATAGATGATAACACATTATTAGCTATTGAAAAAAATGCTTGTCCTGGGGCCGGTTCCTGTGGGGGAATGTTTACTGCAAATACTATGTCTTCCGCATTTGAAGCTATGGGTATGAGTTTACCTTATTCTTCAACTATGGCCGCAGAAGATGCAGAGAAAGCAGACAGTACAGAAAAGTCTGCTTTTGTGTTAGTTGATGCTATCCGTAATCAGCTTTTACCGAGTCAAATTTTAACGCGCAAGGCCTTTGAAAATGCCATTTCTGTAATTATGGCTGTCGGAGGTTCTACTAATGCAGTATTGCATTTATTAGCCATAGCAAATACCATCGGTGTTGAGTTAACTTTAGATGATTTTGAAACCATTCGTCAACGGGTTCCCGTATTATGTGATTTGAAACCATCGGGACGTTATGTAACTGTTAATTTGCATCAAGCTGGTGGCATTCCTCAAGTCATGAAAATGCTGTTAACTCATGGGTTATTACATGGGGATGCGTTAACTATTTCAGGGGAAACTATTGAGGAGATTTTAACAGATATTCCTGCTGAACCACCAGCTAATCAAGATGTCATTCTTCCTTGGGATAAACCTGTTTATAAAGAGGGACATTTAGCCATTTTAAAAGGTAATTTAGCTTCAGAGGGTGCTGTTGCTAAAATTAGCGGGGTTAAGAATCCTAAAATTACGGGGCCAGCGCGTGTTTTTGAATCTGAGGAAGAATGCTTAGAGGCAATTCTTGCTAAAAAGATTAATCCTGGAGATGTGATTATTGTCCGCTATGAAGGGCCAAAAGGAGGCCCAGGAATGCGGGAAATGTTAGCACCAACCTCCGCTATTATTGGGGCAGGTTTAGGTGATTCTGTGGGCTTAATTACCGATGGCCGTTTCTCTGGAGGAACCTATGGTTTAGTGGTTGGTCATGTGGCACCAGAAGCTTATGTTGGGGGAACTATTGGGTTAGTTAAAGAGGGAGATAGTATTACTATTGATGCTCAAGAAAAGCTGTTGCAATTGAATGTTTCTGATGAAGAATTAGCCCAGCGTCGCACTAACTGGAAAGCCCCTGAACCTCGGTATAAACGAGGAGTATTAGGGAAGTATGCGAAGTTAGTTTCTTCAAGTAGTTTAGGGGCCGTAACAGACTTAAATCTCTTCTAA
- a CDS encoding DUF4330 domain-containing protein produces the protein MKLLDSKGRLFGKVSILDLGAALAIFLVIVGIFVVPGKSGTSTIAQVANKPIEVDVIVRGLGILDPDSLMRQFEETKKTNIVIRNQPAGEFGIKAVQPIPRTTLVPQQDGTVKALPDPSPQAKYYQDMIITLTGDAQITNTGAVVGQQKVKIGTLIELEGKDYNFNTSTIAVRVLK, from the coding sequence ATGAAACTATTAGATTCTAAAGGCCGTTTATTTGGAAAAGTTAGTATCCTAGATTTAGGGGCAGCATTAGCGATTTTTCTAGTTATTGTCGGTATTTTTGTCGTTCCTGGTAAGTCGGGAACCAGTACCATTGCACAAGTCGCTAACAAACCTATCGAAGTTGATGTTATTGTACGAGGTTTGGGGATACTTGATCCAGACTCTCTAATGCGTCAATTTGAGGAAACTAAAAAAACGAATATTGTAATTCGTAACCAACCTGCGGGAGAGTTCGGAATTAAAGCGGTTCAACCTATTCCAAGAACCACTCTTGTTCCTCAACAGGACGGTACTGTCAAAGCTTTACCTGATCCTAGCCCACAAGCCAAATATTATCAAGATATGATTATTACCTTAACTGGAGACGCGCAAATTACCAATACGGGTGCGGTAGTTGGTCAGCAAAAAGTTAAAATTGGTACTTTAATTGAGTTAGAAGGGAAAGATTATAACTTTAATACCAGTACCATTGCTGTGCGAGTTTTGAAGTGA
- the hisB gene encoding imidazoleglycerol-phosphate dehydratase HisB, whose protein sequence is MQTQNTHLPNSPSIIPSFAPRIASVSRTTQETDVQVTLNLDGQGNCEAATGIPFLDHMLHQISSHGLIDLDVKAKGDLEIDDHHTNEDVGITLGQALGKALGDRKGIVRFGHFIAPLDEALVQVSLDFSGRPHLTYGLEIPTQRVGTYDTQLVREFFVAIVNHSQMTLHIRQLDGINSHHIIEATFKSFARSMRMALEIDPRRGNSIPSSKGVLMT, encoded by the coding sequence ATGCAGACTCAAAATACCCATCTTCCTAATTCTCCCTCTATTATTCCCTCTTTTGCTCCTAGAATTGCTTCTGTTAGTCGCACCACTCAAGAAACAGATGTTCAAGTTACCTTGAATTTAGATGGTCAAGGAAATTGTGAGGCAGCCACAGGAATTCCCTTTCTTGATCATATGTTACACCAAATTTCTTCCCATGGTTTAATTGATTTAGATGTTAAAGCAAAAGGTGATCTTGAAATTGACGATCATCATACTAATGAAGATGTGGGAATAACCCTAGGCCAAGCATTAGGAAAAGCTTTAGGTGATCGCAAAGGAATTGTCCGTTTTGGTCATTTTATTGCACCGTTAGATGAAGCATTAGTTCAAGTTTCTTTAGACTTTTCAGGAAGACCCCATTTAACTTATGGTCTAGAAATTCCTACCCAAAGAGTCGGGACTTATGATACACAATTAGTCCGAGAATTTTTTGTTGCTATTGTTAATCATAGTCAAATGACTTTACATATTCGTCAATTAGATGGAATTAACTCTCATCATATTATTGAAGCAACCTTTAAATCGTTTGCAAGATCAATGCGAATGGCCTTGGAAATTGATCCTCGTCGGGGCAATTCTATTCCTAGTTCTAAAGGGGTTTTAATGACTTAG
- the stpA gene encoding glucosylglycerol 3-phosphatase, translating to MSTSFLPLHERSLSLDHEGLIQLLARESNLLIIQDLDGVCMGLVKDPLTRVIDPNYLEATQLFDGHFYVLTNGEHIGKRGINSIIERAYNDDNLVKNRGLYLPGLAGGGVQWQDRYGEVSHPGVSDQELGFLASVPQVIETSLKGFFSQDNYGLDYSTILDCIQATVLDNKVSPTANLNVFHEVFIDQENDYLKLQQRMKQLMDELLENAQNKGLKNSFFVHYAPNLGKDKQGQEMMQLAQGKDSGTTDFQFMLRGAIKEVGILVILNRYYYQKTGKYPLGEGFNVRQAPRKHEELLSLIKERFDPDQMPIIVGVGDTVTSKAITNDDKLSFGRGGSDRGFLELIQEIGKEFKTGNIIVYIDSSDGEVKNRKPLKTEKINDEIRVIEGPGDPRDQHDPLTLNVVFPGGHKQYIQCFREAAQSRKN from the coding sequence ATGTCTACTTCCTTTTTACCACTTCATGAGCGTTCTTTATCTTTAGATCATGAGGGGTTAATTCAGTTATTGGCAAGGGAATCTAACCTTTTAATTATACAAGATCTTGATGGGGTTTGTATGGGATTAGTGAAAGATCCTTTAACGCGAGTTATTGATCCTAATTATTTAGAAGCGACTCAACTTTTTGACGGTCATTTTTATGTCTTAACCAATGGGGAACATATTGGTAAACGAGGTATTAATTCCATTATTGAACGTGCTTATAATGATGATAATTTAGTCAAAAATAGAGGATTATATTTACCTGGTTTAGCAGGGGGAGGTGTACAATGGCAAGATCGTTATGGGGAAGTTTCTCATCCTGGAGTTAGTGATCAAGAATTAGGATTTTTAGCATCTGTTCCTCAAGTTATTGAAACCAGTCTTAAAGGATTTTTTAGTCAGGATAATTATGGTTTAGACTATAGCACAATTTTGGATTGTATTCAAGCAACAGTTTTAGATAATAAGGTATCTCCTACTGCTAACTTAAATGTCTTTCATGAAGTTTTTATCGATCAGGAGAATGATTATCTAAAGTTACAACAAAGAATGAAACAATTGATGGATGAGTTATTAGAAAATGCTCAAAATAAAGGTTTGAAAAACTCATTTTTTGTTCATTATGCCCCCAATTTAGGGAAAGATAAACAGGGACAAGAAATGATGCAGTTAGCACAAGGGAAAGATTCAGGAACAACAGATTTTCAGTTTATGTTAAGAGGTGCCATTAAAGAAGTTGGTATCTTAGTTATTTTAAACCGTTACTATTATCAAAAGACGGGTAAATATCCATTAGGAGAAGGGTTTAATGTTCGACAAGCACCGAGAAAACATGAGGAATTATTATCTTTAATTAAAGAAAGATTTGACCCGGATCAAATGCCAATTATCGTAGGAGTTGGGGATACTGTTACCAGTAAAGCGATTACTAATGATGATAAATTAAGCTTTGGAAGAGGAGGAAGTGATCGGGGATTTTTAGAATTAATTCAAGAAATTGGCAAAGAATTTAAGACAGGAAATATCATTGTTTATATTGATAGTAGTGATGGAGAAGTTAAGAACCGCAAACCTTTAAAAACAGAAAAAATTAATGATGAAATCAGGGTTATTGAGGGGCCAGGAGATCCCAGAGATCAACATGATCCTTTAACCTTAAATGTTGTTTTTCCCGGAGGTCATAAACAATATATTCAGTGTTTTAGAGAAGCAGCACAAAGCAGGAAAAATTAA
- the hisC gene encoding histidinol-phosphate transaminase, whose translation MLPIRECVNQTPAYIPGEQPQTTDYIKLNTNENPYPPPDKIFDTLQQELTKVRLYPDPVSTQLRKAASNIFGISHNNILAGNGSDDILNITLRTFVNPGETVAFLDLTYSLYETIAKVHGALIKTIPTNEKFELNGPLICPEAKLIFVASPNPPLGKHLNRQYLEETCKQATGIVLIDEAYVDFSDENHWDFLNKYDNVIISRTMSKSYSLAGMRVGFAISSLGIIEQMDKVRDSYNLDRIAQTLASNCFEFQDYFQQIWQQVRQTRTRLTNSLRNLDFLVCDSDANFVLASPQWIAASELYTQLKARKVLVRYFKHPRINNYVRITIGTDPEIDRLLEVIKQLKNEK comes from the coding sequence ATGCTACCGATTCGAGAATGTGTCAACCAAACCCCAGCTTATATTCCTGGAGAACAACCTCAAACCACTGATTATATTAAACTCAATACTAACGAAAACCCTTATCCCCCACCGGATAAAATATTTGATACATTGCAACAAGAATTAACTAAAGTTAGATTATATCCTGACCCCGTTTCTACTCAATTACGCAAAGCAGCATCAAACATTTTTGGTATTTCTCATAACAATATTTTGGCAGGAAATGGGTCTGATGATATCCTAAATATTACCCTAAGAACCTTTGTTAATCCTGGGGAAACAGTTGCTTTTCTTGATTTGACTTACTCTTTATATGAGACAATCGCTAAAGTACATGGTGCGCTCATTAAAACGATTCCAACCAATGAGAAGTTTGAGTTAAATGGCCCGTTAATTTGTCCAGAAGCAAAACTTATTTTTGTTGCTTCTCCTAACCCCCCATTAGGGAAACACTTAAACCGTCAATACTTAGAAGAAACCTGTAAACAAGCAACAGGGATAGTTTTAATTGATGAAGCTTATGTAGACTTTTCTGATGAAAATCATTGGGATTTTCTTAATAAATATGATAATGTCATTATCTCTCGTACCATGTCTAAAAGCTACAGTTTAGCAGGAATGCGTGTTGGATTTGCCATTAGTTCTTTAGGAATTATTGAGCAAATGGACAAAGTAAGAGACTCTTATAACTTAGATCGTATTGCCCAAACTTTAGCAAGTAATTGTTTTGAATTTCAAGACTATTTTCAGCAAATTTGGCAGCAAGTTCGTCAAACCCGTACCCGTCTCACAAATTCCCTGAGAAACTTAGATTTCTTAGTCTGTGATTCCGATGCTAATTTTGTACTTGCTTCTCCCCAATGGATCGCTGCTTCTGAACTTTATACTCAGTTAAAAGCGCGAAAAGTATTAGTTAGATACTTTAAACATCCTCGGATTAATAACTATGTCAGAATTACCATTGGAACAGATCCAGAAATTGATCGCCTTTTAGAAGTAATTAAACAACTCAAAAATGAAAAATGA
- a CDS encoding inositol monophosphatase family protein — MKNENLSTKIELANTLADAAGNIIKQYFRQPNLEAETKTDQISSIVTIADRLAEEAMVAIIKKEAPKDGIIREEGENIASKNGYYWVLDPIDGTSSFVKGLPIFGTLIGLVDLENNLPLLGCVNQPILQERWLGIRGQSPHFNNQIIENSYTNKTNFQLAEACLTSTTPLMFVTPRQQAIATRLQTVCRRTAFGGDCYNYLCLAMGWSSMPMVILESDLKYYDFCALIPILEGVGAIITDWSGNPLNSQSTEILAASNKVLHQQALTVIQSCII; from the coding sequence ATGAAAAATGAAAACCTTAGCACTAAAATAGAATTAGCTAATACCTTAGCTGACGCAGCAGGAAACATTATTAAACAATATTTCCGTCAACCAAACCTAGAAGCAGAAACCAAAACCGATCAAATTTCTTCAATTGTTACTATCGCTGATCGCTTGGCAGAAGAGGCGATGGTTGCTATCATTAAAAAAGAAGCTCCCAAGGATGGCATTATCCGCGAAGAAGGAGAAAATATTGCCTCGAAAAACGGTTATTATTGGGTACTCGATCCCATTGATGGGACATCCTCTTTTGTCAAAGGTTTACCCATTTTTGGTACTTTAATCGGGTTAGTCGATCTTGAGAACAATTTGCCCCTATTAGGATGTGTTAATCAACCCATTTTACAAGAACGATGGTTAGGTATAAGGGGACAATCCCCTCATTTTAATAACCAAATTATTGAAAATTCTTACACAAATAAGACTAACTTTCAATTAGCAGAAGCTTGTTTAACTTCTACAACTCCCCTCATGTTTGTCACCCCTCGTCAACAAGCGATCGCCACTCGTCTGCAAACCGTGTGTCGTCGTACTGCTTTTGGGGGAGATTGTTACAATTATTTATGCTTGGCCATGGGTTGGAGTTCCATGCCCATGGTTATTCTAGAATCAGATCTTAAATACTACGATTTTTGTGCTTTAATTCCCATTCTTGAGGGTGTAGGTGCGATCATCACTGATTGGTCAGGAAATCCCCTAAATAGCCAGTCTACCGAAATTTTGGCTGCTTCTAACAAAGTTTTACACCAACAAGCCTTAACGGTCATTCAGAGTTGTATTATTTGA
- a CDS encoding folylpolyglutamate synthase/dihydrofolate synthase family protein, translated as MSIDLLLKPFQNFGIHLGLERIQTLLADLGNPHQSIPIIHVGGTNGKGSVCAYLSSILTEAGYKAGLYTSPHLIDWTERICLNNQPISENQLIDIVITIKNIIDSYSESPTQFEVITAAAWVYFAQQKVDIAVIEVGLGGRLDATNVCEQSLVSIITSISREHWQVLGDTIELIAKEKAGIFKPGCPTIIGTVSREVELVFKARIQQLNCPSIWVKPAIYIQDNWAKYQDIEYPLPLLGQMQLSNSALAIETVKFLQQKGWNIPLTAIQNGMKKTQWLGRLQWVQWQNTSILVDGAHNPAAAEMLRNYVDTFGKSIIWVMGILSTKEHDKIFQFLLQPQDSLYLVAVPNHNSANPQELVKLAVTICPNLVAIKTFETVFDALDKAIKNLPSEQLIVLCGSLYLVGHFLGSLQSNNTTLNDR; from the coding sequence ATGTCAATTGATTTGTTACTCAAACCCTTTCAAAATTTTGGTATTCATTTGGGTTTAGAACGAATTCAAACCCTATTAGCTGATTTGGGAAACCCCCATCAATCTATTCCCATTATTCATGTGGGGGGAACTAATGGTAAGGGATCAGTTTGTGCTTATCTATCTTCAATTTTAACAGAAGCAGGTTATAAAGCGGGGCTTTATACTTCCCCCCATTTAATCGACTGGACAGAAAGAATTTGTCTGAATAATCAACCCATTTCTGAAAACCAATTAATAGACATAGTAATTACAATTAAAAACATCATTGATTCTTATTCAGAAAGTCCGACACAATTTGAAGTCATTACTGCTGCTGCTTGGGTTTATTTTGCTCAACAAAAAGTAGATATTGCTGTGATTGAAGTAGGATTAGGAGGACGGTTAGATGCGACTAATGTTTGTGAGCAATCTTTAGTGAGCATCATTACTTCTATTAGTCGAGAACATTGGCAGGTTTTGGGGGATACTATCGAATTAATTGCTAAGGAAAAAGCAGGGATTTTTAAGCCTGGTTGTCCAACGATTATTGGTACAGTTTCTAGGGAAGTTGAATTAGTTTTTAAGGCGCGTATTCAACAGTTAAATTGTCCGTCTATTTGGGTGAAACCTGCCATCTATATTCAAGATAATTGGGCAAAATATCAAGACATTGAATATCCCTTACCCCTGTTAGGTCAAATGCAGTTAAGTAATTCTGCTCTTGCTATTGAAACAGTAAAATTTTTACAACAAAAGGGTTGGAATATTCCCTTAACTGCTATTCAAAACGGCATGAAAAAGACCCAATGGTTAGGCAGATTACAATGGGTACAATGGCAGAATACTTCTATTTTAGTCGATGGGGCCCATAATCCAGCAGCGGCTGAGATGTTACGCAATTATGTTGATACTTTTGGAAAATCTATTATTTGGGTAATGGGAATTTTATCGACAAAAGAACATGATAAAATTTTTCAATTTTTACTGCAACCTCAAGACAGTTTATATTTGGTAGCAGTTCCCAATCACAATAGCGCAAATCCTCAAGAATTAGTAAAATTAGCAGTTACTATTTGCCCTAATTTGGTTGCTATTAAAACGTTTGAAACCGTTTTTGATGCGCTAGATAAAGCAATTAAAAATTTACCATCAGAGCAGTTAATTGTCTTGTGTGGTTCCCTTTATTTAGTAGGGCATTTTCTGGGAAGTTTACAATCAAATAATACAACTCTGAATGACCGTTAA
- a CDS encoding aldo/keto reductase, producing MHYRRFGRTELEMPIFSCGGMRYQYKWQDVPAWQVPQENQRNLEATIQRSLELGINHIETARGYGTSEMQLGEILPKLPREKLIIQTKVSPTKDVKEFRKQFNQSLKFLQLDYVDLLALHGINTKEILDYCLSPGGCLDEVRKLQEQGKVRFIGFSTHGPTDVITKTIETDYFDYVNLHWYYINQGNWPGIEAATKHDMGVFIISPSDKGGKLYQPPEKLVKLCQPLSPMVFNNLFCLSHPQVHTLSLGASCPTDFDEHLKTLSLLENPQDFLAPIINNLEKEAIKILGETWVKTWHIGLPGHHQTPGNINIPIILWLRNLVLAYDMLEYAKMRYNLLGNGGHWFPGKNAEKVQTFDLKACLSQSSHRDEIPQLLAEAHQLLGGKSVQRLSLS from the coding sequence ATGCACTATCGAAGATTTGGCCGCACAGAATTAGAAATGCCTATATTTTCCTGTGGAGGAATGCGCTATCAATATAAATGGCAAGATGTTCCTGCATGGCAAGTTCCCCAAGAAAATCAGCGAAATCTAGAAGCCACAATTCAACGTTCCTTAGAACTTGGAATTAATCATATTGAAACCGCCAGGGGATATGGTACTTCTGAAATGCAATTAGGTGAGATTTTACCCAAACTTCCTAGAGAAAAATTAATTATTCAAACTAAAGTATCCCCAACAAAAGATGTTAAAGAATTCCGTAAGCAATTTAATCAATCTTTAAAGTTTCTCCAATTAGATTATGTTGATTTATTGGCATTACATGGAATCAATACTAAGGAAATTTTAGATTATTGTCTCAGTCCAGGAGGGTGTTTAGACGAAGTAAGAAAATTACAAGAACAGGGAAAAGTTCGCTTTATTGGTTTCTCAACCCATGGGCCAACCGATGTTATCACAAAAACCATTGAAACCGATTATTTTGATTATGTTAATCTCCATTGGTATTATATCAATCAAGGCAATTGGCCAGGGATAGAAGCAGCGACAAAACATGATATGGGAGTCTTTATTATTAGTCCATCTGATAAAGGAGGAAAACTTTATCAACCCCCAGAAAAATTAGTCAAATTATGTCAACCTTTAAGTCCAATGGTGTTTAATAATTTATTTTGTTTATCTCACCCTCAAGTTCATACCCTTAGTTTAGGTGCCTCTTGTCCCACGGATTTTGATGAACATTTAAAAACTTTATCTCTTCTAGAAAATCCTCAAGATTTCCTAGCACCAATTATTAACAACTTAGAAAAAGAAGCCATTAAAATCTTAGGAGAGACTTGGGTCAAAACCTGGCATATCGGACTTCCAGGACATCATCAAACCCCAGGAAATATTAACATTCCAATTATTTTATGGCTCAGAAATTTAGTGCTGGCTTATGATATGCTTGAATATGCAAAAATGCGGTATAATTTATTAGGTAATGGAGGGCATTGGTTTCCTGGTAAAAATGCTGAAAAAGTCCAGACATTTGACTTAAAAGCTTGTTTAAGTCAGAGTTCCCATCGAGATGAAATCCCTCAGTTATTGGCAGAAGCTCATCAATTATTAGGGGGTAAATCCGTGCAAAGACTCTCTCTAAGTTAA
- a CDS encoding PilZ domain-containing protein → MSELPIDHSSIHSNRRRSKRIYVNKGSSIQLVFNQEQINVPFGGVIIDDSFHGCGLIVKSEEKLCPEQSFLILMQGMEPIPAKIVWSQQLENNQFKLGVKYVTSKSLKTKIFFQKTRQSKAFMSQE, encoded by the coding sequence ATGTCTGAGTTACCGATTGATCACTCCAGTATTCATTCTAATCGCAGAAGAAGTAAAAGAATTTATGTTAATAAAGGAAGCTCAATTCAATTAGTTTTTAACCAAGAACAAATTAATGTTCCTTTTGGGGGAGTGATTATTGATGATTCTTTTCATGGATGTGGTTTAATAGTTAAGAGTGAAGAAAAGTTATGTCCTGAACAATCATTTCTCATTTTAATGCAGGGAATGGAACCTATTCCCGCCAAAATTGTTTGGAGTCAACAACTCGAAAATAATCAATTCAAATTAGGGGTTAAATATGTCACTTCTAAGTCCCTAAAAACCAAGATATTCTTTCAAAAAACTCGTCAGTCAAAAGCGTTTATGTCGCAGGAATAA
- the gshA gene encoding glutamate--cysteine ligase: protein MVRLSKGVEVEMYTGTPQGEIIGLSDHITKDLNGFVREPDSRNVEYTTAPLSCYDRLLCSLVRPRRNLRQYLEKMGDYTLIPGSTLSLGDSQQFYRSDPQNPYHTYIEQTYGTKVVTASVHINIGISDPEVLMRACRLVRVEAPLYLALSASSPFLDGQATGYHSTRWQMFPQTPSHVPFFESHAHFIHWTEEQLRLKTMQNVRHLWMSVRPNGDNRPYNLNRLELRICDLIVDPIALLAVIALLEARLLQLIDDPTLDPLSQSQLSPETLLEITDKNEMAVAQQSLDASLYHWQDGRSILAKEWIEQLYQTVWPSAKQGGFSCFLTPIKKILRDGNLAQQWLQKHDSGQSISSIVTQEIASMAQFEAALEDKLCDALFVA, encoded by the coding sequence ATGGTACGACTATCCAAAGGCGTTGAAGTAGAAATGTATACAGGGACACCCCAAGGGGAGATCATTGGATTATCCGATCACATTACCAAAGATCTTAATGGGTTTGTTCGAGAACCCGATAGTCGGAACGTTGAATATACAACAGCCCCACTCTCTTGCTATGATCGCTTATTATGTTCTCTAGTGCGGCCTAGACGTAATTTGCGGCAGTATTTAGAGAAAATGGGAGATTATACCCTGATTCCGGGAAGCACTTTATCCTTGGGGGATAGTCAGCAATTTTATCGCTCCGATCCCCAAAACCCCTATCATACCTACATTGAACAGACTTACGGGACTAAAGTTGTGACCGCTAGTGTTCATATTAATATCGGTATTAGTGACCCCGAAGTCTTAATGCGTGCTTGCCGTTTGGTGCGGGTTGAGGCTCCCTTATATCTGGCTTTGAGTGCTTCTTCCCCATTTCTGGATGGCCAGGCCACAGGGTATCATTCCACTCGCTGGCAAATGTTTCCCCAAACACCCTCTCATGTGCCTTTCTTTGAAAGTCATGCTCATTTTATTCATTGGACAGAAGAACAATTACGCCTGAAAACCATGCAAAATGTTCGGCATTTATGGATGTCAGTGCGGCCCAATGGGGATAATCGTCCTTACAATCTTAATCGCCTAGAATTGAGAATTTGTGACTTAATTGTTGATCCTATCGCCTTGTTAGCTGTGATCGCGTTATTAGAAGCCCGTCTGCTGCAACTGATTGATGATCCTACTCTTGATCCTCTCAGCCAAAGTCAATTATCTCCCGAAACCTTATTAGAAATCACTGACAAAAACGAAATGGCCGTCGCTCAACAAAGTTTAGACGCATCCCTTTATCATTGGCAAGATGGTCGTTCTATTCTGGCCAAAGAATGGATCGAGCAATTGTATCAAACGGTTTGGCCCTCGGCGAAACAAGGCGGATTTAGCTGTTTTCTGACCCCAATTAAAAAAATTCTCCGGGATGGGAATTTGGCCCAGCAGTGGCTACAAAAACATGATTCAGGACAATCTATTTCCTCCATTGTGACCCAAGAAATTGCCAGCATGGCTCAATTTGAAGCCGCCTTAGAAGATAAGCTCTGTGACGCTCTCTTCGTTGCTTAA
- a CDS encoding tRNA (cytidine(34)-2'-O)-methyltransferase, whose protein sequence is MPRVVLVNPQIPPNTGNIARTCAATKTELHLVGPLGFELSDRYLKRAGLDYWPQVNLHYHPDLEAFQAYYQQQQGRLIGFSVRGASCYGDCTFQDDDWLVFGSETDGLPPEILTACDPILKIPMINPEIRSLNLSVSVAIGLFEALRQLDYLH, encoded by the coding sequence ATGCCGAGAGTTGTTTTAGTTAATCCCCAAATTCCGCCAAATACGGGTAATATTGCCCGAACTTGCGCCGCTACTAAGACTGAGCTTCATTTAGTTGGCCCCTTAGGGTTTGAATTAAGCGATCGCTATTTGAAACGGGCAGGATTAGATTATTGGCCCCAAGTGAATTTACATTATCACCCTGATCTTGAGGCATTTCAGGCCTATTATCAACAGCAGCAAGGGCGACTAATTGGCTTTAGTGTTAGGGGTGCGTCTTGTTATGGCGATTGTACTTTTCAAGATGATGACTGGCTGGTATTTGGCAGCGAAACCGATGGACTGCCCCCGGAGATTTTAACAGCCTGTGATCCAATCCTCAAAATTCCCATGATTAATCCCGAAATTCGGAGCTTAAACCTCTCCGTCAGTGTGGCCATTGGGTTATTTGAAGCCTTACGACAATTAGATTATTTGCACTAA